CAAAAGGAAGATGGGAGAAGCTCATAAAGCGTAAAATTCCTCCAAGAAAACTCCTAGGTCCGACAAATAAGATCTGACAAGGTATCTAGAATCGATAGGAGAGATTTACGCCCATTTTATCCCCTCCTTGAGAATCTTTTTCAAAAATAGGAGAGATCCAAAAATTAGACTGATAGGGAGCTGTGAAGAGATAGGCAAACCCCCATGCGATCCCTGCACCAATACTGACTTGCAAAATCGAGTGCTTTTTGGCTTGGACTCTTGAGGCTGCAGTGAGTGTGGCAAGCACAATAGGTGCAACTGCTGCTTTCCATCCATAGCGATAATACACAAACGCAGCTCCTGAGAATGCTCCCGCACTGTGTCCGCTTGGCATTCCTTTGAAGTCATTGGATCCTGGACGCCTTGCCCACATCATGCTTGATTGGTTTCCTTGACGCGCATACCATGCATCAAGAGATTTGATTCCCTCTGTCGTAAGCTGTGTAGCAAGTGTGCCAAGAGAGAGTTGCAAAAGTCCCTTCCAATCTTGAAGAGAAATTGTGGCGATAGCGACATATAAAGGCATTAGTCTAAAAAGATCACCAAATGCTTCAAATTTATTTTCTTTGGTTTGGAGGGAAGAAGAGCATACAAAAAATGCCAAAGCCAAATACCATTTTTTCATCGTGATCTCCTTTTGTAGGAATTTTGTGGAAAATTATAATGACTTTGCAATCAAAAAGAAAGCCTTAGGGGCCTATGGGGACAAAGAAAGATAACGGGATCTTTGAGAAATTTGACATACATCATTAAATCAAATTAATTTAGTTTTTACAAAATATCAATATTTGTAGTTAATAAAATTTAAATTTTGGCTATCATTTTAGACTTTTTTAAACAAACATAAAACAGGAGAATGTGATGCACATAAAAAATACAATACAAAGACAAACATCAAATGTAACCTCGAGCAAAACTCTAAAAACTACCTTATTTAAACCGTTGATTGCAAACTCCTTGGCTTTAGCACTGAGCGCTGGGAGTGTGTATGCAAATACTTGCACAGCTTCAGTAGATACCAATCTTCCAATTTTGTGCTCTGGAACTACTTCAGACAATCAAAGCATTCAGAGCAATATTCTAGGATGGAATGCAACACAAGCAGAACTTCCCTCTTCAGCTTATATGCCTACTTTACACAATGGAGGCGCATCAGTGCTAGAAAAATTGACTTTTAAGTTTATGGATTCTAGTGGAACCAGTGGAACAATCACACAAGGAGCATCAAGTGGACAAGAAGCTACTCTCAAAGCTGGAAACGACAAAACAGCCACATTTGTCACCCTCAAAGGCAATACTAAAGGGATCCAAATGGGAGCTAGTGGTTCTGGGACTTTAGTCATTGATTTTGGGAATGGAGCAGATGTCCAAAGAAACTTTACTCTAGATCTTAGCAATACTGCTCAAGGAGATTTTTCATTCAAAGGAAATTTAGAAGTTCGTGCTGGAAAAGGGAATCCTAGCGAAGGAGATACTCAAAACTCCCAATTTGTTGCCACTTTTTCTAAAAATGTAGAGGGAGATATTCATCTTGTTTACAATGGTCAAGGAAATGCTGCTGGACATAAAAA
Above is a genomic segment from Helicobacter kayseriensis containing:
- a CDS encoding phosphatase PAP2 family protein, with the translated sequence MKKWYLALAFFVCSSSLQTKENKFEAFGDLFRLMPLYVAIATISLQDWKGLLQLSLGTLATQLTTEGIKSLDAWYARQGNQSSMMWARRPGSNDFKGMPSGHSAGAFSGAAFVYYRYGWKAAVAPIVLATLTAASRVQAKKHSILQVSIGAGIAWGFAYLFTAPYQSNFWISPIFEKDSQGGDKMGVNLSYRF